Below is a window of Cuculus canorus isolate bCucCan1 chromosome 38, bCucCan1.pri, whole genome shotgun sequence DNA.
tagagaccccatagagacccatagagaccccatagagacccatagagaccccatagggacccatagagaccccatagagaccccatagggacccatagagaccccacagagaccccatagagacccacagagacgcatagagacccatagagacccatagagaccccatagagacccatagagaccccatagagaccccacagagacccatagagaccccatagagaccccatagagacccatagagaccccatagagacccacagagaccccatagagacccatagagacccacagagacccatagagaccccatagagaccccatagagaccccatagagacccatagagaccccatagggaccccacagagacccacagagaccccatagagacccatagagacccacagagacccatagagacccacagagaccccatagagacccatagagacccacagagaccccatagagacccatagagacccacagagaccccatagagacccatagagaccccacagagacccatagagaccccatagagacccacagagaccccatagagacccatagagaccccacagagacccatagagaccccatagagacccacagagacccatagagaccccacagagacccctagagaccccatagagacccacagagaccccatagagaccccatagagacccatagagacccacagagaccccatagacccctatagaccccatagagacccatagagaccccatagagacccatagagacccatagagaccccatagagacccacagagaccccatagagacccatagagacccatagagacccatagagacccacagagacccatagagacccatagagacccatagagacccacagagacccatagcgacccatagagaccccatagagacccacagagaccccatagagaccccatagagacccatagagacccacagagaccccatagacccctatagaccccatagagacccatagagaccccatagagacccatagagacccatagagaccccatagagacccacagagacccatagagacccatagagacccatagagacccacagagacccatagagacccatagagacccatagagccctaTAGGgcccccatagcccctccccCTCCATTCACTCCTCTTCACTCCtttgttttcaccttttttatctaaaaagacagaaacggcctcaaaaaaaaaaacccgggGGGGGAATTCGGTGGCCCAAAAGGGGGATTCGGTGGCCAAAGAGGGGATTCAGTGGCCCAAGAGGCGGATTCGGTGGCCCAAGAGGGACcagagggacccccaaagccccctcaGATGCCACCACCAATGGCCACCTCACACCTCCTCAGGACTTGGTGGCCCCAAGGTGGCTTTTGGTGGCCCAAAGTGACACTTAGTGGCCCTGAGGTGCCTCTTGGTGGCCCAAAGTGACACTTGGTGGCCCCAAGGTGCCTCTTGGTGGCCCTCAAATGTCTCTTGGTGGCCACGAGGTACCTCTTGGTGGCCCCAAGGTGGCTTTTGGTGGCCCAAAGTAACCCTTGATGGCCCTCAGGTCACTTTTGGTGGCCCAAAGTGACACTCGGTGGCCCTCAAATGCCTTTTGGTGGCCCCAAGGTGGCTTTTGATGGCCCAAAGTGACCCTTGGTGGCCCTCAGGTGGCTTTTGGTGGCCCAAAGTGACACTTGGTGGCCCCAAGGCGCCTCTTGGTGGCCCCAAGGTGCCTCTTGGTGGCCCAAAGTGACCCCTGGTGGCCCTCAAGTGCCTCTTGGTGGCCCTCAAGTGCCTCTTGGTGGCCCAAAGTAACCCTTAGTGGCCCCGAGGTGCCTCTTGGTGGCCCCAAGGTGGTTTTTGGTAGCCCAAAGTGACCCTTGGTGGCCCTCAAGTGCCTCTTGGTGGCCCAAAGTGACACTTGGTGGCCCCAAGGTGGCACTTGGTGGCCCTCAAGTGCCTCTTGGTGGCCCCGAGGTGGCTTTTGGTAGCCCAAAGTGACCCTTGGTGGCCCTCGAGTGACACTTGGTGGCCCCAAAGTGACACTTGGTGGCCCCGAGGTGGCTTTTGGTGGCCCAAAGTGACACTTGGTGGCCCTCAAGTGCCTCTTGGTGGCCCCAAGGTGCCTCTTGGTGGCCCTCAAGTGACCCCTGGTGGCCCCGAGGTGCCTCTTGGTAGCCCCAAGGTGGCTTTTGGTGGCCCAAAGTGACCCTTGGTGGCCTTCAAGCGCCTCTTGGTGGCCCAAAGTGACCCTTGGTGGCCCCAAGGCGCCTCTTGGTGGCCCCAAGGTGACCCTTGGTGGCCCTCAAATGTCTCTTGGTGGCCCCGAGGTGGCTCTTAGTGGCCCAAAGTGACCCTTGGTGGCCCTCGAGTGACACTTGGTGGCCCCAAGGTGCCTCTTGGTGGCCCAAAGTGACCCTTGGTGGCCCTCAGGTGGCTTTTGGTGGCCCAAACTGACCCCTGGTGGCCCCAAGGTGCCTCTTGGTGGCCCCAAGGTGGCTTTTGGTGGCCCAAAGTGACCCTTGGTGGCCCTCAGGTGGCTCTTGGTGGCCCTCAGGTGGCTTTTGGTGGCCCAAAGTGACCCTTGGTGGCCCTCAGGTGGCTCTTGGTGGCCCTCAGGTGGCTTTTGGTGGCCCGGAGGTGGCTCTTGGTGGCCATGTGGTGGCCATGCGGTGGCCGCGGCTCACAGGAAGTAGTCGGCCACGGGTTTTTTGGAGGGGATTCCGCGCGTTTCCTGCGGCGCCGCTTCGAAGATGATGAATTCCTTCTGGAGGTGCTCGTCCAGCTCCAAGATGGCCGCCACGTTCCCGCACCTGCAACACGCGTGTGCTTAGCGTGTTCCTGCCGCCATCTTAGCGTGTTCTAAGCATGTTCGGACCCCTTAAGACCCCCCTGAGCCCAATGGGATGACACAAACTCCTCCATTCCggccccaaaaccccttcatGTGTACTTCCCATGACCTTAACATGTTCTTACCATGACCTTAGCGCGTTCTAAGCATGTTTTTAGCATGTTTGGACCCCTTAAGACCCCCTGAGCCCAACAGGATGACACAAACGCCTCCATTCCggccccaaaaccccttcatGTGTACTTCTCATAACCTTAACATGCTCTTACCATGATCTTAGCGTGTTCTAGCCATGATCTTAGCATGTTCCAAGTGTGTTCGGACCCCTTAAGACCCCCCTGAGCCCAATGGAATGACACAAACACCTCCATTCTggccccaaaaccccttcatcTGTACTTCCCATGACCTTAGCGTGTTCTAACCATGACCTTAACATGTTCTAACCATGATCTTAGCGTGTTCTAAGCATGTTCGGACCCCTTAAGACCCTCTGATCCCAACAGGATGACACAAACACCTCCATTCCggccccaaaaccccttcatATGTACTTCCCATGACCTTAGTGTGTTCCCATCGCCATCTTAGCATGTTCTAAGCGTGTTCTAAGCATGTTCGGACCCCTTAAGACCCCCCTGAGCCCAATGGAACGACACAAACTCCTCCATTCcgccccaaaaccccttcatcTGTACTTCCCATGACCTTAGCATGTTCTAGACATGACCTTAGCGTGTTCCCACTGCCATCTTAGCGTGTTCTAAGCATGTTCTAAGCATGTTCGGACCCCTTAAGACCCTTCGAGCCCAACCAAACGCGCCGAACGCCCCCCCGCAAAGACACCTCCCAGCGGCACCTCCCGCCTCGGCGTGTCGTTAGCGTGTCGTTGGCGTGTCGTTGGCGTGTCGTACCGGTAGCAGTAGTTGGGGGCGGACCAGACGGTGAGGACGGTCTCGCTGAAGTGCCACTTATAGCCCTCCATGACGAGTTGGTGAGCGCGGCAAATCATATCGATGTCGTTGGAGGCGTTGAACTGCGCCACCACGTCGCTGCCAAAGAGGTACCCGGCGCCGCGCGGAGAAACGCCCCAACCGGTGGTGTCtgcagaaaggggggggggaacacGCGTGTGGGAGCGCGTtagggggggggaaagggggggaaagggggggaaatggggggtttgagggggggaatgggggggaaatgggggggaaatgggggttaaaggggggaaatgggggttaaagggggggaatggggggtttgagggggttaaagggggggaaatgggggggaatggggggtgaaaggggggaaatggggggtttgagggggttaaagggggggaaatgggggttaaaggggggaaatggggggaaatgggggggaatggggggttAAAGGGGGTTAAAGGGGGTTAAAGGGGGGTTAAAGGGGGGTTAAAGGGGGGTtaaaggggggaatggggggttaaagggggggaaagggggggaaatgggggttaAAGGGGGGTtaaagggggaaatggggggaaatggggggaaatggggggaaatggggggttaAGGCGGGGAAATGGGGGGttaaagggggggaaagggggggaagggggggaaatgggggaaagaggggggaaaaggggggttagagggggaaatggggggaaatggggggttaAGGGGGGGTTAAAGGGGGGTTAAAGGGGGGTTAAAGGGGGGTTaaagggggggaatgggggggttaaagggggagaaatggggagaaatggggagaaatggggggtttgagggggttaaagggggggaagggggggaaagggggggaaagggggggaaaggggggggaagggggggaagggggggaaggggggggaaaaggggggggaaggggggggaaggggggggaaggggggggaaagggggggaaaggggggaaagggggggaaagggggggaaagggggggaaagggggggaaaggggggggaatggggggtttgagggggttaaaggggggaagggggggaagggggggaagggggggaaggggggggaagggggggaaagggggggaaagggggggaaaggggggttAAAGGGGTTTAAGGGGGGTTTAAGGGGGGTtaaaggggggaatgggggggaatgggggggaatggggggggaatggggggttAATGGGGGgaaggggtgggaaggggggaaatgggggaaagaGGGGCGAAAAGGGGGGTTAAAggtgggggaatgggggggaatgggggggaatgggggggttaaagggggagaaatgggggaaagaggggggaaaggggggaaaggggggaaaggggggaaaggggggaaaggggggaaaggggggggaaggggggggaagggggggaagggggggttAAAGCGGGGGTTAAGGGGGGGTTaaagggggggaatggggggattaaaggggggaatggggggaatggggggttaagggggggaaatgggggttaAAGGGGGGGAAAGGCGGGGaaagggggttttgagggggttaaatggggagaaatggggggaaatgagggtTTTGAGGGGGTTAAAGGGGGTtaaatgggggggaatgggggagaaatgggggagaaatggggaatggggggaaatggggggaaatgggggggaaatggggggtttgagggggttaAAGGGGGGttagagggggaaatggggggaaatggggggttaAAGGGGGGGGTTAAAGGGGGttaaatggggggaaatgggggttaAAGGGTGGGAAATGGGGGTTTTTGAGGGGGttaaaggggggaaagggggggtttgagggggttaaaggggggaaatggggggaatggggggaaatgtAGGGAagtgggggaaatgggggggaaatgggggttaaaggaggggaaatggggggaaatgggggttttgagggggttaaagggggggaaatgggggttttgagggggttaaatggggagaaatggggagaaatgggggttaGAGGGGGTTAAAGGGGGGTtagaggggggaaatgggggttaaagggggtttgagggggttaAAGGGGGGTTagagggggagaaatggggggaaatgagggtTTTGAGGGGGTTaaagggggtttgaggggggaaatgggggggaaatgagggTTTTGAGGGGGTTAAAGGGTGGTTaaatgggggcaatggggggaaatggggggaaatgggggggtttgagggggttaAGGGGGGttagagggggaaatgggggggaatggggggttAGAAGGGGTTAAatgggggttttgagggggttAAGGGGGGTtagaggggggaaatgggggggaaatggggggaaatggggggaaaatggggggtttgagggggttaaagggggaaaaggggggttttgagggggttaaaggggggtttgagggggtttgaggggggaaatgggggtttgagggggttaAAGGGGGTAAAattggggtttgagggggttaAAGGCGCGTTTAGCGCAGGTTGGAGTGGTTTCAAGCGGTTTGGAGCGTGTTGTGGCGTGTCGGGGCGTGTCGGAGGCGTGTACCCACCCTCGGGGTCGGACCAGAGGAGGTCACACATGGGTCCGTCGTGCGGCACTTCCTGTTTGCGGTCGATGGTTCGGATCTGGTCGAGGGTTTGGATGGAGGGCGAGAGGCCCCCGTGCACGCAGAAGATCTGCGGGGACACGCGTGTGCTTAGCGTGTGCTTAGCGTGTGCTTAGCGTGTGCTTAGCGTGTGCTTAGCGTGGACCGAGCGCTCCCGGCGACCCCTCCAGGGGGCCGAGTGAGACCTTCAAACACCTTAATGCGTCCCAGAG
It encodes the following:
- the LOC128850066 gene encoding LOW QUALITY PROTEIN: shematrin-like protein 1 (The sequence of the model RefSeq protein was modified relative to this genomic sequence to represent the inferred CDS: inserted 2 bases in 2 codons; deleted 3 bases in 2 codons; substituted 1 base at 1 genomic stop codon); the protein is MEGEGLWGPYRALWVSMGLYGSLWVSMGLYGSLWVSVGLYGVSMGLYGSLWGLYGSLWSIGVYGVSVGLYGSLWGLYGVSVGLYGVSMGRYGSLWVSMGLYGSLWVSVGLYGSLWVSMGLYGVSVGLYGVSMGLYGSLWGLYGSLWGLXGSMGSLWVSMGLYGVSMGSLWVSMGSLGVSVGSLWVSVGLYGVSMGLCGVSMGLYGVSVGLYGVSMGLCGVSMGLYGVSVVSMGLYGVSVGLYGSLWGLCGSLWVSVGLYGSLWGLCGSLWGPYGVSMGLYGVSMGSLWGLYGSLWVSMGLYGVSVGLYGVSMGLYGVSMGSLWVSVGSLWGLYGSLWGLYGSLWVSMXSLWVSMGSLWGLYGSLWGXLWGLYGSLWGLYGSLWGLYGSLWGLYGSLWGLYGVSMGSLWGPIGALWVSVGLYGSLWGLYGS